The Lynx canadensis isolate LIC74 chromosome D1, mLynCan4.pri.v2, whole genome shotgun sequence genome has a segment encoding these proteins:
- the P2RY2 gene encoding P2Y purinoceptor 2, translating into MATGPGRWNSTVNDTWGGDELGYKCRFNEDFKYVLLPVSYGVVCVLGLCLNAVALYIFLCRLKTWNASTTYMFHLAVSDALYAASLPLLVYYYARGDHWPFSIVLCKLVRFLFYTNLYCSILFLTCISVHRCLGVLRPLRSLRWGRARYARRVAAAVWVLVLACQSPVLYFVTTSARGGRITCHDTSAPELFSQFVAYSSVMLGLLFAVPFAIILVCYVLMARRLLKPAYGTSGGLPRAKRKSVRTIAVVLAVFALCFLPFHVTRTLYYSFRSLDLSCHTLNAINMAYKITRPLASANSCLDPVLYFLAGQRLVRFARDAKPPTDPTATTPARRRRGLHRLDRTDIKRTKDVSSSSEDSRRTESMAAGGENTKDIRL; encoded by the coding sequence ATGGCCACAGGCCCGGGCCGCTGGAACAGCACCGTCAATGACACCTGGGGTGGGGACGAGCTGGGCTACAAGTGCCGCTTCAATGAGGACTTCAAGTACGTGCTGCTGCCTGTGTCCTACGGTGTGGTGTGTGTGCTCGGGCTGTGTCTCAACGCCGTGGCGCTCTACATCTTCCTGTGCCGCCTCAAGACCTGGAACGCGTCCACCACGTACATGTTCCACCTGGCCGTGTCCGATGCGCTGTACGCAGCCTCCCTGCCGCTGCTGGTCTATTACTACGCCCGCGGGGACCACTGGCCCTTCAGCATAGTGCTCTGCAAGCTGGTGCGCTTCCTCTTCTACACCAACCTTTACTGCAGCATCCTCTTCCTCACGTGCATCAGCGTGCACCGATGCCTGGGGGTCCTGCGCCCGCTGCGCTCGCTGCGCTGGGGCCGGGCCCGCTATGCCCGCCGGGTGGCAGCTGCCGTGTGGGTGCTGGTGCTGGCTTGCCAGTCACCCGTGCTCTACTTCGTCACCACCAGCGCGCGTGGCGGCCGCATTACCTGCCACGACACCTCAGCACCCGAGCTCTTCAGCCAGTTCGTGGCCTACAGCTCTGTCATGCTGGGCCTGCTCTTTGCAGTGCCCTTTGCCATCATCTTGGTCTGTTACGTGCTTATGGCTCGGCGGCTGTTGAAGCCAGCCTACGGGACCTCGGGAGGCCTGCCGCGGGCCAAGCGCAAGTCGGTGCGCACCATTGCCGTGGTGCTGGCTGTCTTCGccctctgcttcctgcctttCCATGTCACCCGCACCCTCTACTACTCCTTCCGCTCCCTGGACCTCAGCTGCCACACCCTCAATGCCATCAACATGGCTTACAAGATCACCCGGCCGCTGGCCAGTGCCAACAGTTGCCTTGACCCCGTGCTCTACTTCCTGGCTGGGCAGAGGCTTGTGCGCTTTGCCCGAGATGCCAAGCCACCCACAGACCCCACTGCTACTACCCCAGCTCGCCGCAGACGGGGCCTGCACAGGTTGGACAGGACCGACATCAAGAGGACAAAAGATGTGTCGAGCAGCAGTGAGGACTCTAGGCGGACAGAGTCCATGGCAGCTGGTGGTGAGAACACTAAGGACATCCGGCTGTAG